A single genomic interval of Candidatus Deferrimicrobium sp. harbors:
- the uvrC gene encoding excinuclease ABC subunit UvrC has product MGLPSDWKTFPRSPGVYIMGDGRGKVLYVGKAKDLRARVRNYSVPGGDGRPAIPNLIKRVREIRCIVTATEKEALLLENTLIKRHRPPFNIFFRDDKEYLLLRIDRNEEFPRPELVRRAARDGATYFGPYSSARGIRETVRELLRLFPLCSCSRRKFASRTRPCLNYQMGRCLGACAGMVTREQYLPVVDDAVRFLRGEYRGLLARWKTEMNALSGAMRFEEAAKIRDRIAVVSRTLARQRVVRTVGGDVDAVGWHRDGPAVTAAVLYVRNGRIEDAHQRHFRWEGPEEEAIGSFLLHHYREDAFFPGEILLPFPVADRAALSDALSERAGRPVAVHVPLRGERFRLLDLARRNAVEGARMRREKEEAYERLAERMAVLFSLPDPPARIEGYDISNLSGAEAVGSMVTFLGGKPAKKWYRKFSVRGVVGQDDFAMMEEVVGRRFAHDEDFGGMPDLVLIDGGKGQLSSAAAAMRAAGKEDVPILSLAKERVRGGEKVFRERVFLPGRKNPLHFPPNDPVLHLLMRVRDEAHRFAVAFHRTRRTRAAFSGARTPAE; this is encoded by the coding sequence ATGGGGCTCCCGTCCGACTGGAAAACGTTCCCGCGCTCCCCCGGGGTCTACATCATGGGCGACGGCCGGGGGAAGGTCCTGTACGTGGGGAAGGCGAAGGATCTGCGGGCCCGCGTCCGGAATTATTCGGTACCGGGGGGGGACGGCCGGCCGGCGATTCCGAACCTCATCAAGCGGGTTCGGGAGATCCGGTGCATCGTCACCGCAACGGAGAAGGAGGCCCTCCTCCTCGAGAATACCCTCATCAAGCGGCACCGCCCCCCCTTCAACATCTTTTTCCGCGACGACAAGGAGTACCTGCTCCTGCGGATCGACCGGAACGAGGAGTTCCCGCGCCCCGAGCTGGTCCGCAGGGCGGCGCGCGACGGGGCGACGTATTTCGGGCCGTACTCCTCGGCGCGGGGGATCCGGGAAACGGTGCGGGAGCTGCTCCGCCTCTTCCCGCTGTGCTCTTGCTCCCGGCGAAAGTTCGCCTCCCGCACGAGGCCGTGCCTCAACTACCAGATGGGAAGGTGTCTCGGAGCGTGCGCCGGCATGGTCACGAGGGAGCAGTACCTCCCCGTCGTCGACGACGCGGTGCGATTCCTCCGGGGGGAGTACCGGGGACTGCTTGCCCGCTGGAAAACGGAGATGAACGCGCTCTCCGGAGCGATGCGATTCGAGGAGGCCGCGAAGATCCGGGACCGGATCGCCGTCGTTTCGAGGACCTTGGCGCGTCAGCGCGTCGTCCGGACCGTCGGAGGGGACGTTGACGCCGTGGGTTGGCATCGCGACGGGCCGGCGGTGACGGCGGCGGTCCTCTATGTGCGGAACGGGCGCATCGAAGACGCGCACCAGCGGCACTTCCGTTGGGAAGGGCCGGAGGAGGAGGCGATCGGCTCCTTCCTGCTGCACCATTACCGGGAGGACGCGTTCTTTCCCGGCGAGATCCTGCTCCCGTTCCCCGTCGCCGACCGCGCGGCGCTTTCCGACGCGCTTTCCGAGCGGGCGGGTCGGCCTGTCGCGGTGCACGTTCCCCTGCGGGGGGAGCGATTCCGGCTCCTGGATCTTGCGCGGAGGAACGCCGTGGAGGGTGCCCGGATGCGCCGCGAGAAGGAAGAGGCGTACGAGCGCCTGGCGGAGCGGATGGCGGTCCTTTTTTCGCTGCCGGATCCACCGGCGCGGATCGAAGGGTACGACATCTCCAACCTCTCGGGGGCGGAAGCGGTGGGGTCGATGGTCACGTTTCTCGGCGGGAAGCCCGCGAAGAAGTGGTACAGAAAATTCTCCGTGCGCGGAGTCGTTGGCCAGGACGACTTCGCCATGATGGAAGAGGTGGTCGGCCGCCGCTTCGCCCACGACGAGGACTTCGGCGGGATGCCGGACCTCGTCCTGATCGACGGGGGGAAGGGGCAACTCTCCTCCGCGGCGGCGGCGATGCGAGCCGCCGGCAAGGAGGACGTTCCTATTCTTTCGCTCGCGAAGGAGCGCGTGCGAGGCGGCGAAAAGGTCTTCCGGGAGCGCGTGTTCCTGCCCGGCCGGAAAAACCCGCTCCACTTCCCCCCCAATGATCCGGTGCTGCACCTGCTGATGCGCGTCCGCGACGAGGCCCACCGCTTCGCCGTCGCGTTCCACCGTACCCGCCGCACCCGCGCCGCGTTCTCCGGCGCACGAACGCCCGCCGAGTAG